From the Dehalococcoidia bacterium genome, one window contains:
- a CDS encoding ABC transporter ATP-binding protein codes for MRPPLPVESAVVAEGISKSFGRVEAVKDVTFSIEPGLTYGLLGPSGCGKTTLIRLILGILKPSAGRIAVWGERLPSEGLLSRIGYMPQYLALYAELSARENVAFFARLYGLAGGREVDDALALMELSDRAGSPVHELSGGMQRRVSLACALVHRPRLLLLDEPTVGADPRLRAVFWDHFYKLNAEGATVIVTSHVMDEAARCHRLLLMRDGRLLAQGTPDELQRATGAATLEEAFLTYAGEPHG; via the coding sequence TTGAGGCCGCCGCTGCCGGTGGAAAGCGCTGTCGTTGCGGAGGGAATCAGCAAGAGCTTTGGCCGTGTCGAGGCGGTCAAAGACGTTACCTTCAGCATCGAGCCCGGCCTCACTTACGGCCTCCTCGGCCCCAGCGGCTGCGGCAAGACAACGCTAATACGCCTCATCCTCGGCATACTCAAGCCGTCGGCGGGCCGGATAGCGGTCTGGGGAGAACGTCTCCCTTCAGAGGGGCTGCTCAGCCGGATCGGCTACATGCCGCAGTACCTCGCCCTCTACGCCGAGCTCTCCGCCCGCGAGAACGTCGCCTTCTTCGCCCGGCTGTACGGCCTCGCCGGCGGCCGCGAGGTGGACGATGCGCTCGCCCTGATGGAGCTCTCGGACAGGGCGGGCAGCCCCGTACACGAGCTCAGCGGCGGGATGCAGCGGCGCGTTTCCCTCGCCTGCGCCCTCGTCCACCGGCCGCGACTGCTCCTCCTGGACGAGCCGACGGTGGGCGCCGACCCCCGTTTGCGCGCCGTCTTCTGGGACCACTTCTACAAGCTGAACGCCGAGGGGGCCACCGTTATCGTCACCAGCCACGTCATGGACGAGGCGGCGCGCTGCCACCGCCTCCTACTGATGCGCGACGGGCGGCTGCTGGCGCAGGGGACGCCGGACGAGCTCCAGCGCGCAACGGGCGCGGCGACGCTGGAGGAAGCGTTCCTGACCTACGCGGGTGAGCCGCATGGATAG
- a CDS encoding DUF3870 domain-containing protein — translation MPETGSEERASFLEHEGLTLIFFGYARLPQALSPVGSAGVVAVEIEIGEDDHRVLGVIVNGLPTRAGRVLRDLLRNRRLDDELPRVIEQLPHRYIGLPQKALCTALPNVYDAYKRHVIRPPHGNGEHNGNCTG, via the coding sequence ATGCCGGAAACCGGCAGTGAGGAAAGAGCGAGTTTTCTCGAACATGAAGGCCTAACTCTCATATTCTTCGGTTACGCCCGCCTGCCTCAAGCCCTTTCGCCCGTCGGCTCGGCGGGAGTTGTCGCCGTCGAAATAGAGATTGGCGAAGATGACCACCGGGTCCTCGGCGTCATCGTAAACGGCCTACCCACCAGGGCAGGACGCGTCCTGCGCGACCTGCTACGCAATAGGAGACTCGACGACGAGCTTCCACGGGTTATAGAGCAGCTGCCCCATCGGTACATCGGGCTCCCGCAGAAGGCGCTTTGCACCGCCCTGCCAAACGTCTACGACGCCTACAAGCGCCACGTCATCCGGCCGCCTCACGGCAACGGCGAACACAACGGCAACTGTACAGGCTGA
- a CDS encoding response regulator transcription factor, protein MEGSTAKGPGAGKVGRTDASNWRRPGARIRVLIVDDHAVLRQALRLLLDAHHEVEVIGDVSNGREAVEAVEKLQPDVVLMDMVMQGLNGLEATRQIRRRVPKTKVLMLTGYMEDDQIMGALRAGASGYVVKKSDVTELLLGIQAVHRGNTYFSSAISDNVAISELLWQAQKGDGKAGFELLTSREREVLQLIAEGYSNQRIADELFISVKTVEAHKAHIMSKLHAQNRTDLIRYAIRKGIVNLEAAPDLASEEPRKAV, encoded by the coding sequence ATGGAAGGCTCAACAGCAAAAGGTCCAGGCGCAGGGAAGGTAGGCCGCACCGACGCGTCGAACTGGCGGCGCCCGGGCGCGCGAATTCGGGTCCTCATAGTCGACGACCACGCCGTCCTGCGCCAGGCGCTGCGGCTGCTGCTCGACGCACACCACGAAGTAGAGGTCATCGGCGACGTTAGCAACGGCCGCGAAGCGGTCGAGGCGGTGGAAAAGCTGCAGCCGGACGTAGTGCTAATGGACATGGTCATGCAGGGCCTTAACGGCCTGGAAGCGACCCGCCAGATCCGACGGCGGGTGCCCAAGACCAAGGTGTTGATGCTGACCGGGTACATGGAGGACGACCAGATCATGGGGGCGCTCAGGGCAGGAGCCTCCGGGTACGTGGTCAAGAAGTCCGACGTGACGGAATTGCTGCTGGGCATCCAGGCCGTGCACCGCGGCAACACCTACTTCAGCTCCGCCATATCGGACAACGTTGCCATAAGCGAGCTTCTGTGGCAGGCGCAGAAAGGGGACGGCAAGGCGGGTTTCGAGCTTCTCACGAGCAGGGAGCGCGAAGTCCTGCAACTCATCGCCGAGGGATACTCCAACCAGCGCATCGCCGACGAGCTGTTTATCAGCGTGAAGACAGTTGAAGCGCACAAGGCGCACATTATGAGCAAGCTCCACGCGCAAAACCGCACCGACCTCATCCGGTACGCCATCCGGAAAGGCATCGTTAACCTCGAGGCCGCGCCGGACCTCGCGTCGGAGGAACCTCGAAAGGCTGTTTGA
- a CDS encoding TrkA family potassium uptake protein yields the protein MKIIIMGSGRRGAEVAAALDREGHEVTILDTEPAAFSFLPDDFGGTKIVGNGIDEDALRRAGIEEADAFLSTTRGDNRNVMAAQIAKHLFNVPRVITLIHDPIREEMYRALGLRTVSPTRIVAHSLKEALEADDTLSDEA from the coding sequence ATGAAGATCATTATCATGGGCTCCGGCCGAAGGGGCGCCGAGGTTGCGGCCGCACTCGATAGGGAAGGCCATGAGGTCACCATCCTCGACACCGAACCCGCCGCCTTTTCGTTCCTGCCGGACGACTTCGGCGGCACCAAGATAGTCGGCAACGGCATCGATGAGGACGCCTTGCGGAGAGCGGGAATAGAAGAAGCAGACGCCTTCCTTTCCACCACCCGCGGCGACAACCGCAACGTGATGGCGGCCCAGATCGCGAAGCACTTGTTCAATGTTCCCCGTGTCATCACTCTCATCCATGACCCGATAAGAGAAGAGATGTACCGCGCGTTGGGCCTGCGCACGGTGAGTCCCACGCGTATCGTCGCCCACAGCCTGAAAGAGGCGCTGGAAGCGGACGACACTCTGTCCGACGAGGCGTAA
- the pdxS gene encoding pyridoxal 5'-phosphate synthase lyase subunit PdxS yields the protein MEAEKGTWVVKKGLAQMLKGGVIMDVVTPEHAKIAEEAGACAVMALERVPADIRAAGGVARMADPDVILKIMDAVTIPVMAKCRIGHFAEAQVLEALGVDYIDESEVLTPADEAHHVNKHAFKVPFVCGCRDLGEALRRIGEGAAMIRTKGEAGTGNIVEAVRHMRAVMDGIRRIKALPEDELMAEAKTLQAPYELVKEIHETGVLPVVNFAAGGVATPADAALMMLLGADGVFVGSGIFKSTDPEKRARAIVKAVTHYNDPKIIAEVSRGLGEAMPGLDIKEIPQEALLAIRGW from the coding sequence ATGGAGGCGGAGAAGGGCACGTGGGTCGTCAAGAAGGGCCTGGCGCAGATGCTCAAGGGCGGCGTCATCATGGACGTCGTCACGCCCGAGCACGCGAAGATCGCCGAGGAGGCGGGAGCCTGCGCCGTCATGGCGCTGGAGAGGGTACCCGCTGACATCCGCGCCGCCGGCGGCGTGGCCCGCATGGCCGACCCCGACGTCATCCTCAAGATAATGGACGCCGTTACCATCCCCGTGATGGCGAAATGCCGCATCGGGCATTTTGCGGAAGCGCAGGTGCTGGAGGCGCTGGGAGTCGACTACATCGATGAGTCGGAAGTGCTCACGCCGGCCGACGAGGCCCACCACGTGAACAAGCACGCGTTCAAGGTCCCCTTCGTTTGCGGCTGCCGCGACCTCGGCGAAGCGTTGAGACGCATCGGCGAAGGGGCGGCGATGATCCGCACGAAGGGCGAAGCGGGTACCGGAAACATCGTGGAGGCAGTACGGCACATGCGGGCGGTGATGGACGGCATCCGCCGCATCAAGGCCCTGCCCGAAGATGAGCTGATGGCGGAGGCGAAGACTCTGCAAGCGCCGTACGAGCTGGTGAAGGAGATACACGAGACCGGTGTACTGCCCGTCGTGAACTTCGCTGCCGGCGGCGTCGCCACCCCCGCGGACGCGGCCCTGATGATGCTGCTCGGCGCCGACGGCGTCTTCGTCGGCTCGGGTATATTCAAGTCGACGGACCCCGAAAAGCGGGCGCGGGCAATCGTCAAGGCGGTGACCCACTACAACGACCCCAAGATCATCGCGGAGGTATCGCGCGGGCTCGGCGAGGCGATGCCGGGTCTGGACATAAAGGAGATCCCCCAGGAGGCCCTTCTCGCCATCCGAGGCTGGTAG
- the pdxT gene encoding pyridoxal 5'-phosphate synthase glutaminase subunit PdxT, which translates to MGETRIGVLALQGAFIEHVRALSCLGAQAVEVRLPRDLEGLRGLVIPGGESTTIARLMNDYALTPPIKAMIEEGIPVWGTCAGMIMLAQNNGSIPYPTLAAMDAVVERNAFGRQVDSFEAELRIAALGDPPFRGVFIRAPVFRKIGAGVKALAEIDGGSIVAAQEANLLATAFHPELTDDMRFHQYFLRMVDSASKPGKRG; encoded by the coding sequence ATGGGTGAGACCCGAATCGGCGTGCTGGCCCTGCAGGGTGCGTTTATTGAACACGTAAGGGCCCTTTCCTGCCTCGGCGCTCAAGCGGTTGAGGTGCGCCTGCCGCGAGACCTCGAAGGCCTGCGCGGTCTCGTCATTCCCGGCGGCGAGAGCACTACCATCGCCCGCCTGATGAACGACTACGCGCTGACTCCACCGATCAAGGCAATGATCGAGGAAGGGATCCCCGTCTGGGGCACCTGCGCCGGCATGATTATGCTCGCGCAAAACAACGGAAGCATCCCTTACCCGACGCTCGCCGCCATGGACGCGGTGGTGGAGCGGAACGCGTTCGGCCGGCAGGTGGACAGCTTCGAAGCCGAACTGCGGATCGCCGCGCTCGGCGACCCCCCGTTCCGCGGCGTCTTCATCAGGGCGCCCGTATTCAGGAAGATCGGGGCAGGCGTGAAAGCGCTGGCCGAAATCGACGGCGGCAGCATCGTCGCCGCGCAAGAGGCGAACCTGCTGGCCACCGCCTTCCACCCCGAACTGACCGATGATATGCGGTTTCATCAGTACTTCCTTCGGATGGTCGACTCCGCCAGCAAGCCGGGAAAGCGAGGCTAG
- a CDS encoding TrkA family potassium uptake protein has translation MYIIIVGGGKIGYYLARQLLEDQHEVLIIEQDPEKCAQIAEDLGEVVMLGDGCEAATLERAGTARADMVIALTGDDEDNLVACQVAKHKFTVPHTVARINNPKNERIFKKLGIDATISSTAVILAHVEQELPSHPLIPLMTLRGSGLEIVEVKIPPDAFVVGKKIKDILLPQQSLITLIIGEDGQPRLPTSDTVIQAGDEVVAVTMLESEEALRSALTGAPASPKTLR, from the coding sequence GTGTACATCATCATCGTCGGCGGCGGGAAAATCGGTTACTATCTTGCGCGGCAGTTGCTGGAAGACCAGCACGAAGTGCTGATTATCGAGCAAGACCCGGAAAAGTGCGCGCAGATAGCGGAGGACCTGGGCGAAGTGGTGATGCTCGGGGACGGCTGCGAGGCGGCTACACTCGAGCGGGCGGGAACGGCGCGGGCCGACATGGTTATCGCCCTCACCGGCGACGACGAAGACAACCTTGTGGCGTGTCAGGTGGCGAAGCACAAGTTCACCGTCCCGCACACCGTCGCCCGCATCAACAACCCTAAGAACGAGCGCATCTTCAAGAAACTCGGCATCGACGCCACCATCAGCTCCACGGCCGTCATCCTCGCTCACGTCGAGCAGGAGTTGCCCTCTCACCCGCTGATCCCGCTGATGACGCTGCGGGGCAGCGGCCTCGAGATCGTCGAGGTCAAGATCCCACCCGACGCCTTTGTAGTGGGGAAGAAGATAAAGGATATCCTCTTGCCCCAGCAATCGCTGATAACACTGATCATCGGCGAAGACGGACAGCCGCGGCTCCCCACGTCCGACACGGTCATCCAGGCGGGAGACGAAGTGGTGGCGGTGACGATGCTCGAGAGCGAGGAGGCGCTGCGCTCTGCCCTCACCGGTGCCCCCGCGTCTCCCAAGACCTTGAGATAG
- a CDS encoding SDR family oxidoreductase: MELGLAGKVAIVGGGSRGIGKAIAMGLAKEGCRVAIAARGEEALRQAAVEIIDATGTEALPVVCDMAKHDDVRRLVAQTVERFGRLDIVVNNAGGPPFGSFEQHSEEAWQAAIETNFLSAVRTIREALPYLRRQGGGRIINLTSYAVKQPLDGLILSNSVRLAVVGLAKTLSRELGPENILVNNVCPGPTLTGRMESLMRSRAAAQGKSYEEILAQENAQIPVGHMGAPEDVAALVVFLASEPARHITGATIQVDGGATAAVF; the protein is encoded by the coding sequence ATGGAGCTTGGACTTGCGGGAAAGGTCGCAATCGTCGGCGGCGGCAGCCGCGGCATAGGCAAGGCGATCGCGATGGGGCTCGCGAAGGAGGGGTGCCGGGTCGCCATCGCGGCCCGCGGCGAGGAAGCGTTGCGACAAGCGGCCGTCGAGATCATCGATGCGACGGGCACGGAAGCGCTTCCGGTTGTCTGCGACATGGCGAAGCACGACGACGTCCGCCGTCTGGTGGCGCAGACGGTGGAGCGCTTCGGACGGCTCGATATCGTGGTGAACAACGCCGGCGGGCCGCCGTTCGGCAGCTTCGAGCAGCATTCGGAAGAGGCGTGGCAGGCGGCCATCGAGACGAACTTCCTGAGCGCCGTGCGCACAATCCGCGAAGCGCTACCTTATCTACGGCGCCAGGGGGGCGGACGGATCATCAACCTCACCTCTTACGCTGTGAAGCAGCCGCTGGACGGCCTGATCCTCTCGAATTCGGTGCGCCTCGCGGTAGTCGGACTGGCGAAGACGCTGTCCCGCGAACTGGGGCCGGAGAACATCCTCGTGAACAACGTCTGTCCGGGACCGACGCTGACGGGCCGGATGGAGTCGCTTATGCGTTCGCGGGCGGCGGCGCAGGGGAAGAGCTACGAGGAAATACTGGCGCAGGAGAACGCGCAAATCCCCGTCGGGCACATGGGAGCGCCGGAGGACGTGGCGGCCCTCGTCGTGTTCCTGGCGTCGGAGCCGGCGCGTCACATCACGGGGGCGACGATCCAGGTCGACGGCGGCGCGACGGCGGCCGTCTTCTGA
- a CDS encoding universal stress protein, with protein MPRIDPVGQMKTILVPADGSGASMEAVALGCNIAKRNKGRVYVVHVIEVRRSLPLDADLTPETERGEEILRQAEKIAREMDFEVEGELLQAREAGHAVVDEAVERKADLIIVGVEYDRSFGGFHLGTVSQYVLRNAPCHVWIWRHK; from the coding sequence TTGCCGCGAATCGACCCCGTAGGGCAGATGAAGACGATTCTCGTGCCCGCCGATGGGTCCGGCGCAAGCATGGAGGCCGTGGCGCTCGGCTGCAACATTGCCAAGCGCAACAAGGGACGAGTATACGTCGTGCACGTCATCGAGGTTCGCCGGTCGCTACCGCTGGATGCCGATCTCACGCCGGAAACGGAACGGGGGGAGGAAATACTGCGCCAGGCAGAGAAGATAGCCCGCGAAATGGACTTCGAGGTAGAAGGCGAGCTTCTGCAAGCGCGCGAGGCGGGCCACGCCGTCGTAGACGAAGCGGTGGAGCGGAAAGCGGACCTGATTATCGTCGGCGTTGAGTACGACCGCTCTTTCGGAGGGTTTCACCTGGGGACGGTCTCGCAGTATGTGCTGAGAAACGCCCCCTGTCATGTATGGATCTGGCGGCACAAATGA
- a CDS encoding carbon storage regulator, producing MLILTRKVDQGIVIQGNIVVRVLGIERDRVKLGIAAAEEIVILREELCQDNGGNNRRAPQRAANG from the coding sequence ATGCTTATTCTGACCCGTAAGGTCGACCAGGGGATAGTAATCCAGGGGAACATCGTGGTGAGGGTCCTCGGCATTGAGCGCGACCGCGTGAAGCTGGGGATCGCCGCCGCCGAAGAAATCGTCATCCTCAGGGAAGAGCTCTGCCAGGACAACGGTGGGAACAACAGGAGAGCGCCTCAGAGGGCGGCGAACGGCTAG
- the tmk gene encoding dTMP kinase has product MPSTKPPEQGSGVFITIEGGDGAGKTTQATLLQRRLEAAGRKVVLTRDPGGTPVGEEIRGVLLSAARKEGEGHSPSSLAPQTEALLFEASRAQLVRDVIRPALERGEIVVCDRYSDSTLAYQGYGRGLDIEALEAADRLATGGLKPHLSVFLDLRVETALGRKGEREEQDHVGGQSRAFHERVRRGFADLAAKEPRRWLIVDAALPVEAVADLIWERVQSLLEPGG; this is encoded by the coding sequence GTGCCGAGCACAAAGCCTCCTGAGCAAGGGTCGGGCGTCTTCATCACCATCGAAGGGGGCGACGGCGCAGGAAAGACCACTCAGGCGACACTCCTGCAACGACGGCTCGAAGCCGCGGGACGGAAGGTCGTGCTTACGCGCGACCCGGGGGGCACGCCCGTCGGCGAGGAAATACGCGGCGTCCTTCTCAGCGCAGCCCGGAAGGAGGGCGAAGGCCATTCCCCTTCCTCGCTCGCTCCCCAGACGGAGGCGCTCTTATTCGAGGCGTCCCGCGCCCAGCTCGTCCGCGACGTCATCCGGCCCGCCCTCGAGCGCGGCGAAATCGTCGTCTGCGACCGCTACAGCGACTCCACCCTTGCCTATCAGGGCTACGGCCGCGGCCTCGACATCGAGGCGCTGGAGGCAGCCGACAGGCTGGCAACGGGCGGCCTGAAGCCCCACCTCTCGGTCTTCCTCGACCTTCGCGTCGAGACCGCCCTCGGCCGCAAGGGCGAGAGGGAGGAGCAGGACCATGTGGGCGGGCAGAGTCGCGCCTTCCACGAGCGCGTGCGCCGGGGCTTCGCGGACCTTGCGGCGAAGGAGCCGCGACGGTGGCTGATCGTTGACGCCGCGCTTCCCGTCGAGGCGGTCGCCGATCTAATCTGGGAGCGGGTGCAGTCTCTTCTGGAACCGGGCGGTTGA
- the pheA gene encoding prephenate dehydratase, producing MVNRLAYLGPPGTFTEQAALLHDPQAERLPFATVAAVASAVDSGMADEGVVAIENSLEGSVTDTLDVLIHESRLSIRRELVLPIEHCLLAKPGTAAPEIETIFSHPQALGQCRRFLERCFPKARLEASLSTTAAVEQMMQHEKSAAIATLRASELYGIDVLARGIQDNRNNETRFVVLAADDSPPTGRDKTSIALSVAHDRPGSLVDVLREFSERNINLMKIESRPTKQELGKYVFLIDLEGHRTDPVVSEALEGVRSQSYFFKVFGSYPRFENAGPAAITSL from the coding sequence ATGGTGAACCGCCTCGCATATTTGGGCCCTCCCGGCACCTTCACGGAGCAGGCAGCCCTGCTCCATGACCCGCAAGCGGAGAGGCTGCCGTTCGCCACCGTTGCCGCTGTCGCCTCCGCCGTCGACTCCGGGATGGCCGATGAGGGCGTGGTGGCGATCGAGAACAGCCTGGAGGGCTCGGTCACGGATACGCTCGACGTTCTCATCCACGAATCGCGCCTCTCGATCCGCCGCGAGCTCGTGCTTCCCATCGAGCACTGTCTTCTCGCCAAGCCGGGCACCGCCGCCCCCGAGATTGAGACCATCTTCTCGCACCCTCAGGCGCTGGGGCAGTGCCGGCGGTTTCTTGAGCGCTGTTTCCCCAAGGCGCGGCTGGAGGCGTCCCTCTCGACCACGGCGGCGGTCGAGCAGATGATGCAGCACGAGAAGAGCGCCGCCATCGCCACCCTGCGGGCGAGCGAGCTGTACGGGATCGACGTGCTGGCGAGGGGGATACAGGACAACCGCAACAACGAGACCCGCTTCGTCGTTCTGGCGGCGGACGATAGTCCTCCGACCGGACGCGATAAGACCTCCATCGCCCTTTCCGTCGCCCACGACCGCCCGGGTAGCCTCGTCGACGTGCTGCGCGAGTTCTCGGAACGCAACATCAACCTCATGAAGATCGAGTCGCGGCCGACGAAGCAAGAGCTGGGGAAATACGTCTTCCTGATCGATTTGGAGGGGCACCGCACGGACCCCGTGGTGTCCGAGGCGCTGGAAGGGGTGCGTTCACAATCGTACTTCTTCAAGGTCTTCGGCTCATACCCCCGGTTCGAGAACGCGGGGCCGGCCGCAATCACCTCCCTTTAA
- a CDS encoding ABC transporter permease, translating into MDRRRTLAIAVRIVRQFRRDPRTLALIVIVPAVVLSLVGYLLRSTETTVSLALVEDGGRSTLSALVERAAAQADWDVRVFQGEAEAVEAVEDGDFDGAALVGQTEDGRQEVRLVLEGANPQKSMAVRRLVSQSAAFASLLESVQPAPPAGGDASVPEVDVRYVFGGPEFDTVDFQAPPLIGFFAFFFVFLLTAVSFLRERTGGTLERLMVTPTRRSELVVGYMLGFGVLAVLQSVIILLVALFVLDIDYRGNLGLVFLLVITLTVAAVNLGIFLSTFARNELQAIQFIPLVIVPQALLSGVIWEIQSMPDWLQGIAHALPLTYSNDALRGVMLEGQDLASRELLTNLAVLLAFALFFVVLSALTLRRRLD; encoded by the coding sequence ATGGATAGACGCCGCACGCTGGCGATCGCCGTCCGCATCGTGCGCCAGTTCCGGCGCGACCCCCGCACGCTGGCGCTCATCGTCATCGTGCCGGCGGTCGTGCTGTCGCTGGTCGGGTACCTGCTGCGCAGCACTGAGACCACCGTTTCCCTAGCGTTAGTTGAGGACGGCGGACGGTCGACGCTTTCTGCACTGGTCGAGAGAGCGGCGGCGCAGGCGGACTGGGACGTGCGCGTCTTTCAGGGGGAAGCAGAGGCGGTCGAAGCGGTGGAGGACGGTGACTTCGACGGGGCGGCGCTCGTCGGGCAGACGGAAGATGGGCGCCAGGAGGTCCGGCTCGTCCTCGAAGGCGCCAACCCGCAGAAGAGCATGGCGGTCCGCAGGCTCGTCTCGCAGAGCGCCGCCTTCGCTTCTCTGCTCGAGTCGGTGCAGCCGGCGCCACCCGCCGGGGGGGACGCGTCCGTTCCGGAGGTCGATGTGCGCTACGTGTTCGGCGGGCCCGAGTTCGATACGGTGGACTTCCAGGCGCCGCCGCTGATCGGCTTCTTCGCCTTCTTCTTCGTCTTCCTCCTCACTGCCGTGAGCTTCCTCCGCGAGCGCACGGGCGGCACCCTCGAGCGCCTGATGGTGACTCCCACGCGCCGCAGCGAGCTTGTGGTCGGCTACATGCTGGGCTTCGGCGTTCTCGCCGTGCTCCAATCGGTCATTATCCTGCTGGTGGCGCTGTTCGTCCTCGATATCGATTATCGTGGGAACCTCGGACTCGTCTTCCTCCTCGTCATCACGCTGACAGTGGCAGCCGTCAACCTGGGCATCTTCCTTTCGACGTTCGCTCGCAACGAATTGCAGGCGATCCAGTTCATCCCCCTGGTGATCGTGCCGCAGGCGCTGCTGAGCGGCGTCATCTGGGAGATCCAAAGCATGCCGGACTGGCTGCAGGGGATTGCGCACGCGCTGCCCCTCACGTACTCGAACGACGCCCTGCGCGGCGTGATGCTGGAGGGACAGGACCTGGCGAGCAGGGAGCTGTTGACGAACCTGGCCGTCCTGCTGGCATTCGCGCTGTTCTTTGTCGTGCTCAGCGCTCTGACGTTGCGGCGGCGGCTGGACTAA
- a CDS encoding R3H domain-containing nucleic acid-binding protein: protein MEATAIKRITDDLDEFMRCIPPRILDPLKEQQDNHDLLEVVLDLGRLPEARYPKKEIVLSDDEVTEEDIQYVVHRIGEFGEDNRAGIERTLHRISAIRNRQGRIVGLTCRVGRAVFGTIKVIEDIIRTGKSTLLLGRPGVGKTTMLREVARVLADDMNKRVVIVDTSNEIAGDGDIPHPAIGTARRMQVKSPLMQHAVMIEAVENHMPEVIVIDEIGTELEALAARTIAERGVQLVATAHGNTLENLMMNPTLSDLIGGIQSVTLSDEEARRRRTQKSILERKAPPTFNVVVEIQTFDRVAVHPNVAETVDAILRGYQVEAEVRELDEEGRVRRLSPADLAREKSSLETFGPPAAETRASPAAISRTIYPFGISRKRLEQAIRQTASPALVSDHLDDADVVMTLRSFYRRKPQVLREAEARGLPIYVLRSNTISQMEQSLIAMQGDHGRFDPVSAALQEAEKAISTVMTGDGEVELSPQNAYIRRLQHQLAQKYSLSSRSLGREPLRRVRIFRGSASPEDEDRTEGAEHKAS, encoded by the coding sequence ATGGAAGCCACCGCCATCAAACGAATAACAGACGACCTCGATGAATTCATGCGCTGCATACCGCCCCGCATACTCGACCCGCTCAAGGAGCAACAGGACAATCACGACCTGCTGGAGGTCGTCCTCGACCTGGGGCGGCTGCCCGAGGCCAGGTATCCAAAGAAAGAGATCGTCCTCAGCGACGACGAGGTGACGGAAGAGGATATCCAGTACGTGGTGCACCGGATCGGCGAGTTCGGCGAGGACAACCGGGCGGGTATCGAGCGGACACTGCACCGCATCTCCGCCATCCGCAACCGGCAGGGGCGCATCGTGGGACTAACGTGCCGCGTCGGACGGGCGGTCTTCGGCACGATCAAGGTGATCGAGGACATCATCCGCACCGGCAAGAGCACGCTCCTTCTGGGGCGGCCCGGCGTCGGCAAGACGACGATGCTCCGCGAGGTGGCCCGCGTGCTCGCCGACGACATGAATAAGCGCGTCGTCATTGTCGACACGTCGAATGAGATCGCGGGCGACGGCGACATCCCGCACCCTGCAATCGGCACCGCCCGCCGGATGCAGGTGAAGAGCCCCCTCATGCAGCACGCCGTCATGATCGAGGCGGTCGAGAACCACATGCCGGAGGTCATCGTCATCGACGAGATCGGCACGGAGCTCGAGGCGCTGGCCGCCCGCACGATCGCCGAGCGCGGCGTCCAGCTCGTGGCGACGGCCCACGGCAACACGCTGGAAAACCTGATGATGAACCCCACGCTCTCCGACCTTATCGGCGGCATCCAGTCCGTTACCCTGAGCGACGAGGAGGCGCGGCGGCGGCGCACCCAGAAGTCGATCCTCGAGCGGAAGGCGCCGCCCACGTTCAACGTCGTGGTCGAGATCCAGACGTTTGACAGGGTGGCGGTCCACCCCAACGTCGCCGAGACGGTCGACGCCATTCTGCGCGGGTACCAGGTGGAAGCGGAAGTGCGGGAACTCGATGAGGAAGGGCGGGTGCGCCGGCTCAGCCCCGCCGACCTGGCGCGCGAGAAGTCGAGTCTCGAAACGTTCGGGCCGCCTGCCGCCGAAACGAGGGCAAGCCCCGCCGCCATCTCCCGCACGATTTACCCCTTCGGCATCTCACGAAAACGGCTGGAGCAGGCGATACGGCAGACGGCCTCGCCGGCTCTCGTCAGCGACCACCTCGACGACGCCGATGTGGTGATGACGCTGCGAAGCTTCTACCGGCGCAAGCCGCAGGTCCTCCGGGAAGCGGAGGCCAGGGGGCTGCCGATCTACGTCCTGCGGAGCAACACGATTTCGCAGATGGAGCAAAGCCTTATCGCCATGCAGGGCGACCACGGCCGGTTCGATCCCGTGTCCGCCGCCCTTCAGGAGGCGGAGAAGGCGATATCAACGGTCATGACGGGAGACGGCGAAGTGGAGCTTTCCCCGCAGAACGCCTACATCCGCCGCCTCCAGCACCAGCTAGCGCAGAAGTACAGCCTCTCCTCGCGAAGCCTGGGCCGCGAACCCCTGCGGCGCGTCCGCATCTTCCGGGGGAGCGCATCGCCGGAAGACGAAGACAGGACAGAAGGTGCCGAGCACAAAGCCTCCTGA